A window of Acidobacteriota bacterium genomic DNA:
ATAAAGATTGCCATCATTACAGTTAAAAAAATTATTTCGAATAAAATCGAAATAATATTGATACTCTTAATTAATCTTTGGATTCTTTATTCTTTATTTAAATTTCCGAATAAAAACAATTTTGGAACAATATTAATGGGTTACATATTAGTATTTGCAATTTGCTCTTCAGGAATTATAAAGCAGGAATTGCAGAAAAATACATTAGTTCCATTTATCGTATCACCCCTTTCAAAAGAAGAGATTCTATTGGGAAAATTTTTAGGTCCTTCGATTTCAATATTATTAATAATGCTTCTTAACTATGGAATATTTTCAGCCGTACAATTATTACATGGAAAACCAATTTCACCTTTGCTAAACTTAAAAGTCATTTTATATTTATATTTAATTGGATTATACTTTTTTTCTTTAGGAATATTGTTTTCAACATTTTTAAAGGGAAATAAAAATTTTATAATGTTAACAGTTCTGTCGCTGGTTTCATTTATCACTGTAATTAAAATGGGATTAGAATTTAGTATCAAAATGGAAAAATTCGCCTTAAATATAAAAGAAAAAATATTTCTTTTCTTTTTATCTTTAGGAAATCCTATTTTTTTTAAGTTTGTAGATGAAAAGAATTACCCTTTTATCATCTTATCATTAATAGCTTTATACTTAATCATTTCTCTTTATTTTATAAGAAAGATTTCTCTGGAAAATTCTCGTTAAATGATAATCACAAAATGAATGAAAATTTAAATATTCTTAAAATAGTAAAACTTAATAAAAATTACAAAACTCTTTTCAAAAAAGGATTTTCCTTGAGGGGTTTAAACTTTGAAGTGAAGAAAGGAAAGATTACAGGATTTTTAGGGCCAAATGGTGCTGGTAAAACTACTACAATTAACATAATTCTCGGTCTAATAAAAAAAGATGGTGGAGACATTAAATTATTTGACAGTAAAATTGAAAACCCAGAGGTTAGAAAAAGAATCGGTTATCTTCCTGAGAACCCTAATTTCTATGGGTTCCTTAAAGGAATTGAGATTTTAAGAATTTCTGGAAGTTTGTATTCTCTCTCAAGAGAAAAAATAGAAGAAAGAATAAAATTCTTAGAAGAAAAATTTGACCTGAAGAGGGAACTTGAGAAAAAAGTCTCAATTTATTCAAAAGGAATGTTGCAGAAAATTGCGTTTTCTGTAGCGGTGTTACATGAACCTGATCTTCTGATACTCGATGAGCCTTACAATGGTCTTGATCCCATATTAATCAACAGCGTGAGAGATTATATATTAGAACTAAAACAAGATGGTAAAACAATCTTCATAAGTTCTCATCTTCTTTCAGAGATGGAAAAAATCTGCGATGATGTAATCTTGATAAACAATGGCAAGATAATCCTTAAAGGAGAATTGAAAGATTTAAAAAACGATAAAAAATACTCCTCTCCTCATTCTCTGGAGCAAATATTCTTGGAAACTGTAAAAACTAAATATATTTAAAATCAATTATATAACGTAATTAAGTAAATCCATACTCTAAACTAAAAATAAATTTTATCTTTAAGATAGCTCCTTCTAATATTCGTTTTTTGACTCCAAGGAATAAAAAAATGAATTTCTCTAATTTATTTCAAATTAACCTTCAAAGATATTACTTTTCTTAAACCCAAGTCTAGTAATAAAATTTCTTATTCCAGAATTATTTTTAGATGAATAGAAAAGATGGGTGAGACATTTACAATCTGATGAACCAAATCCCTTTACTGGAAATGTTGAAAAACAAGTACTATCCTGAATCTTCCTAACAGCAGCACATTCATTGAACCTTCCTTTTTTTATCCATACCCCTTCAATTTCTGCTTCCTTCCGGAGGTAATCTATATGCCAGAATAATTTTTTATTTTTTCTCAAATGTCGCTTTATTCTATACTCAAGACCACCCTGCGCTGAACCAACATAAAGATACAATCCAGGTTTAAATTCTATTTCGCCCAGTTTACCTACTGAGATTTTCTTTTGCTCTTTTAATCTTATTGATAGAATATAAATTCCTTTCTCTGCTTTATTCATCTTCATTTTTTAAATCTTCTTAAAAATTTTACTAATACAAACGAATTAAATAAATTGAAATGGAGGGCATGGCTTTAGCCTTGCATTAAGCAACACCCGAATCAACCCATGAAACAAGTTCAGGGCAAGGTTTGGGGCAGGCTCTGAAGGGTTGCCCTACAAATTATTTATTGCTTTTGTATTAATTTAATATTCTATTCCCTTTAAAACATAAAAAGAATATAAAAAGAGGCGTCATACAAATTAATTGACATTTAAAATTTCAGATGGTTTATAATGAATAAGAAATTAAAAAAATCTTTTCAGGGTTTTAAAAAATAATAAGTTTTTTCCATTCAGGGGAGTGAATCAATTTAAAAATTTCTTCTATATCTTGATCGAGCATTCTATCTTTTTCAATAAAAGGAACTTTTTTTCTTATCATTTTTAAAATTTTTTCTATTAGAGGAGATGATTTCAAAGGCTTTCTTAAATCAAGAGCCTGGGAAGCGCAGAGTAATTCTATAGAAATTATTCTTTCAGTATTTTCTAAAATTTTCATTGCTTTTCTTGCTGAAGTAACACCCATGCTCACGTGGTCTTCCTGATCAGCAGATATAGGAATGTTATCCACTGAGGCAGGATGTGAAAGAGTTCTATTTTCTGATGCCAGTGATGCTGCTGTGACATGAGTTAACATCAGTCCTGATTCAAGTCCAGGGTTTTTCGAAAGAAATGCAGGTAATCCTTCGTTTAAGTTTGGGTTCATGAGCCTTTCGATTCTTCTTTCAGAAATATTTCCAAGTTCTGTAAGAGCAATTCCCATAAAATCAGAAACTAAAGCTATGGGTTCTCCGTGAAAATTTCCTCCTGAAAGAATCTCTCCTTCATCTGAGAATATCAAAGGATTTTCAGTGGCAGAGTTTATTTCAATTTCGAGTATGCCTCTTATGAACTTCAGTGTTTCTCTTATCGCCCCATGAACTTGAGGCATGCACCTGAGGCTATAACTATCCTGAATTTTAAGTTTTCCCCTGTGAGAATTCCATAATTCAGAGTCTTCGATAAATTTTTTAATTCTTGAAGCACTGAGTTTCTGTCCTTCGTATGGTCTTACATTATGAATTTTTTCATCAAAAGGATCTATTGAACCTTTTAACGCATCAAGCGTCATAGCTCCTGCTAAATCTGCAGTGTCTATCAGCCTTTCCGTTCTTAACAATGAAAGGGAAGCGATGGCAGTCATTGTCTGAGTTCCATTTATCAATGCTATTCCTTCCTTTGCTTCAAGTGTAAGAGGGCTGAGGCCTGCATTTTTAAATATTTCTTTTGATGGAAGTAATTTTCCTTTATAGTAGGCTTTGCCTTCTCCTATAATAACAGAAGCTAAATGGGAAAGAGGTGCTAAATCTCCGCTTGCTCCTACAGAGCCTTGCGAAGGGATAAAAGGATGTATTCTTTCATTCAACAATTTTATTAAAAATTCGACTAACTCGACTCGAACGCCGGAGTATCCTTTTGCGAGAACATTTGCTCTGAGAAGCATCATTGCTCTAACTATGTCTTCTGAAAATGGTTCTCCCACACCTGTGCAATGGCTTCTTATCATGTTCATTTGAAGGTTGCTTAAATCTTTGTCTTTAATATCTATATCTGAAAGACTACCAAAGCCTGTGTTTACTCCATAGATTCTCTTTCCTTGTTTTAAAAGTTTTTTTAGAAGAGCTCTGCTTTTTTGGATTTTAGTTTTGGACCGTGAAGATAGTTCAACTTCTGAAAGTTTATAAGCTACGCTCTCTATCTCATCTAATTTAAGATTATCTCCATCGATTACAATTTTTCCCATCGGTTTATCTATTATCTATTCAATCTCTAATTCAAGGCCTTTAGTAATGGAAAGAGCAATGTTGCAGAAGAAAGCGCCTATTAATCCTTCGATAAATCCTATTATAAAAACTCCTACTGGAATAAATACCATCAATAGTAATCCAATAATAGGAGATATCGAGAATTTAGCAGCTTGAGAGAGAAATGGATACGAGATAAGACTTAAAAGGAATACAAAAAACCCTACAACAGTTCCAATAATTCCCAAGCATGTTCCATAGAAAAGCCCGATCGAAACATATCCAATTTTTTTAATCCTTTTTAACGTCATAACTTCCTCCCTGGAGTAGATGTGATTTTATAAATTCAACTAACTTCTTTACTCTAAATATTGTCTTTTCTTTCCCAATCAATTCAAGTACTTCAAAAAGACTGGGACTGACTCTTTTTCCTGTTACAGCTACTCTTGTTGCATGAATTAAAGAAGCAGCCTTAATTTTTTCTTTCTCTGAAAATTCACGAAAAACTTTTTCTACTTCAGAAGCCGTAAAGGTTTCAATTTTCTCAAGATGAGCTGTCAGTTTTTCTAAGTATTTATCCAAATCAGGAAATTTTAAATGTTTTTCCACTGCTTCAGGTTCATAGTATATAAAATCTGATATGATAGGTTTTGTATTTATCGCCAATTCTTTGATTGTTCTGGCTCTTTCTTTAAATAAATCAATAACTTTCAAAATCCATTTTTTTCCTGATGAATAAAATTCCTTCTTTGAAATGGATTCTTTTTCCAGAAAATCCATATATGTGTCAAAAAGTTTTCTACTTGAGGTATTCGAAATTACTTTTGAGTTGATCCATTCAAGTTTATTTAGATCAAAAACCGGGCTTCCATGGCTGACTTTTTCTATGGAGAATTTCTTTATCAATTCTCTTGTTGTGAAAAAATCTTTTTCCTCACCAGGTGACCAGCTCAGTTGTGCAAGGAAATTCAACATTGCAAGGGGTAAATACCCTTCTTCTTTAAAATTCAAAATAGAGGTTACCCCATGTCTTTTTGAAAGTTTTTTCCTGTCCGGGCCGAGTATCAAAGGAAGATGGGCAAATTGAGGAACCGGGAATTTAAAAGCCTCGTAAAGGAGGATTTGTTTTGGGGTATTTGAGAGATGGTCATCTCCCCTTATTACATGGGTAATTCCCATATTCCAGTCATCGAGAACTACTGATAGATGGTATGTTGGAATTTCATCAGCTCTAAGAAGTACAAAATCTTCAATATTTCGATTATCAAATTCTATATCTTTGTGGACAAGGTCAAACCATTTTGTTTTTCCTTTCGGAACGAGAAATCTGATTGCTCTTTTTCTTTCCTTTTCATAAAAAGTTTTTTCTTCTTCCGTGAGATGAAGACATCTTCTGTCATATTTCCATGCGCCACCTTCTCTTTCAAATTCTTTTTTACGCTTTTCTATTTCTTCAGGGAGGCAATAACAATAGTATGCCTTTCCCATCTTTATCAATTCTTCAGCCCATTTTTTATAAAACTCAATTCTTTTTGACTGATATAAAGGCTCTTCATCCCAATCGATTCCAAGCCATCTTAGACCTTCAAGAATTCCAGATATCATTTCTTCAGAAGATCTTTCAAAATCAGTATCTTCTATCCGGAGAAGAAATTTTCCTCGTTTATTTCTTGCGAACAACCAGTTAAACACAGCAGTTCGCGCACCTCCCACATGAAGATAACCTGTGGGCGATGGAGCAAATCTCACTTTAATTTCCATCTGTTTGAATTTTATATTTTTAAGATTAATAAATCAATTGAGTTCGAGCAATTTGAGAAGAGCTTTAACTATTCTCAAAGAAAATTTGTAATTGAAAAAAGAAAGCAACTTCTGTATATTTAAAATTTAATAAAAAAACAAAACGGGTAAAAAGTTTAAAGTGGAAAAGGATAAAGGTGGATTGATTCAATGGGTTGAACTGGATGTAGCTTCCTTAAAACATAATATAGATGAATTCAGAAGGTTGGTTGGTAAGAATGTAGAAATATGCGGCGTTGTAAAAGCAAATGCTTATGGCC
This region includes:
- the gltX gene encoding glutamate--tRNA ligase translates to MEIKVRFAPSPTGYLHVGGARTAVFNWLFARNKRGKFLLRIEDTDFERSSEEMISGILEGLRWLGIDWDEEPLYQSKRIEFYKKWAEELIKMGKAYYCYCLPEEIEKRKKEFEREGGAWKYDRRCLHLTEEEKTFYEKERKRAIRFLVPKGKTKWFDLVHKDIEFDNRNIEDFVLLRADEIPTYHLSVVLDDWNMGITHVIRGDDHLSNTPKQILLYEAFKFPVPQFAHLPLILGPDRKKLSKRHGVTSILNFKEEGYLPLAMLNFLAQLSWSPGEEKDFFTTRELIKKFSIEKVSHGSPVFDLNKLEWINSKVISNTSSRKLFDTYMDFLEKESISKKEFYSSGKKWILKVIDLFKERARTIKELAINTKPIISDFIYYEPEAVEKHLKFPDLDKYLEKLTAHLEKIETFTASEVEKVFREFSEKEKIKAASLIHATRVAVTGKRVSPSLFEVLELIGKEKTIFRVKKLVEFIKSHLLQGGSYDVKKD
- a CDS encoding GIY-YIG nuclease family protein — its product is MKMNKAEKGIYILSIRLKEQKKISVGKLGEIEFKPGLYLYVGSAQGGLEYRIKRHLRKNKKLFWHIDYLRKEAEIEGVWIKKGRFNECAAVRKIQDSTCFSTFPVKGFGSSDCKCLTHLFYSSKNNSGIRNFITRLGFKKSNIFEG
- a CDS encoding ABC transporter permease subunit, translated to MLTLRTNFLIKIAIITVKKIISNKIEIILILLINLWILYSLFKFPNKNNFGTILMGYILVFAICSSGIIKQELQKNTLVPFIVSPLSKEEILLGKFLGPSISILLIMLLNYGIFSAVQLLHGKPISPLLNLKVILYLYLIGLYFFSLGILFSTFLKGNKNFIMLTVLSLVSFITVIKMGLEFSIKMEKFALNIKEKIFLFFLSLGNPIFFKFVDEKNYPFIILSLIALYLIISLYFIRKISLENSR
- a CDS encoding ABC transporter ATP-binding protein gives rise to the protein MNENLNILKIVKLNKNYKTLFKKGFSLRGLNFEVKKGKITGFLGPNGAGKTTTINIILGLIKKDGGDIKLFDSKIENPEVRKRIGYLPENPNFYGFLKGIEILRISGSLYSLSREKIEERIKFLEEKFDLKRELEKKVSIYSKGMLQKIAFSVAVLHEPDLLILDEPYNGLDPILINSVRDYILELKQDGKTIFISSHLLSEMEKICDDVILINNGKIILKGELKDLKNDKKYSSPHSLEQIFLETVKTKYI
- the hutH gene encoding histidine ammonia-lyase — encoded protein: MGKIVIDGDNLKLDEIESVAYKLSEVELSSRSKTKIQKSRALLKKLLKQGKRIYGVNTGFGSLSDIDIKDKDLSNLQMNMIRSHCTGVGEPFSEDIVRAMMLLRANVLAKGYSGVRVELVEFLIKLLNERIHPFIPSQGSVGASGDLAPLSHLASVIIGEGKAYYKGKLLPSKEIFKNAGLSPLTLEAKEGIALINGTQTMTAIASLSLLRTERLIDTADLAGAMTLDALKGSIDPFDEKIHNVRPYEGQKLSASRIKKFIEDSELWNSHRGKLKIQDSYSLRCMPQVHGAIRETLKFIRGILEIEINSATENPLIFSDEGEILSGGNFHGEPIALVSDFMGIALTELGNISERRIERLMNPNLNEGLPAFLSKNPGLESGLMLTHVTAASLASENRTLSHPASVDNIPISADQEDHVSMGVTSARKAMKILENTERIISIELLCASQALDLRKPLKSSPLIEKILKMIRKKVPFIEKDRMLDQDIEEIFKLIHSPEWKKLIIF